In Deltaproteobacteria bacterium, the DNA window CGGAGTAACTAAACTTAGCAAAATTAATTTTAGCTCCAAGGAGGAGCAGCAGGCGGAAAATTTTCGCAAAATGCTAATCGCCATGGCGCGTGACATTCGCGTGCTCCTCGTAAAGCTTTGCGATCGCCTACACAATATGCGCACTCTTGGTTATCTCTCTGAATCGCGGCGCAGAAGAATCGCTCAGGAAACTTTAGATATCTATGCTCCGCTTGCTCATCGCCTTGGTATTCACTGGATGAAGTCCGAACTCGAGGATCTGTCGTTTCGCCACTTAAAGCCCGAAATTTACGACAACATCAAGCGGGCCGTTAACAAGAACAAGAGAGAGCGAGAGCGCTACATCGACGAAGTGGTTAGGCTCATTTCGCGCGAACTCGAGCAAAACAATATTGCGGCGGACGTGTCTGGTAGGCCTAAGCACTTTTATTCGATTTACCAAAAGATGCAGTCGCAGGAGCTAAACTTTGATGATATTTTCGATCTCACCGCTTTTCGCATAATCGTTAATACGCAGATGGAGTGTTACGCAGCCCTTGGTGTGGTTCATGCCGCCTGGCGCCCGATTCCTGGGCGTTTTAAGGATTACATAGCCATGCCCAAGCCGAATAATTACAGGTCGCTTCACACAACCGTTATTGGTCCGCGTGCCCAAAGGATTGAAATCCAGATTCGCACTCAGGAGATGCACGACATTGCCGAAAAAGGCATAGCTGCTCACTGGGTGTACAAGAAAGAAGGCTCGAGCACCAAGGCCTCTCCTCAGCACTGGGGACAATTCCCTTGGCTAAGAGACTTACTTGAATCCGGGAAGGCACTGCGGGATCCAGTGGAATTTATGTCAACCGTCAAGGACGATCTATTTCCAGAGGAGGTTTTTGTTTTCACTCCAAAAGGGGATGTGGTTGGTCTAGCTAAAGACTCCACTCCAATTGACTTCGCATATCACATTCATTCGGAAGTGGGGAACCATTGCGCTGGTGCTCGCGTTAATGGGCAGCAAGTAGCGTTATCCCATCGCTTACAAAATGGCGACACCGTGGAAATAATTACGTCTAGTCGACAAATTCCCAACAAGGATTGGCTAAATGTCGTAGCAACCTCAAAAGCGAAGCAACGCATCCGGGCTTGGAGGAGGACGGAGGAGCGCGAATGTTCTATCGCGGTTGGAAAAGAGCTCTTAAGTAAGGATTTGGCTAAACTTAAGATGAACTTAAACAAGCTACTCAAAAGCGGCGAGCTGGCTAGAGTGGCGCACGAACTTAGCTTTGCGGACGAAGATGGACTGTTAGCTGAGATTGGCTACGGCAAACTCCCTGTCAATGGGGTTTTGAGAAAATTATTGCCAGAAGATACGGATCTCGAGGCTAAATTAGCTCAGGATGAGACAACCCTTCAGAGGATTTTTAATCGCGCTGCTAAGGCATTCAAAGATCGCGGTGGGATAAAGGTTAGCGGCATGGAGGATGTCGTCTTTAAGTTTGCTCGTTGTTGCGAGCCGTTGCCGGGGGATCCGCTAATTGGATATGTGACACGCGGTCGAGGGGTAACGATTCACACGAGGCATTGTTCGCAGGCTATGGGATTTGACCCTCAGCGGCTTATAAATGTTTCATGGGACAGTGCCAAGGGCGTTACTCAGCGGCAGGTTCGCATTACCGTTATAGCGAGAGATCAGGTGGGCATTTTGGCCCAAATGAGCCAATCCATTGCCGCTACTGGCGCAAATATAGTGACGGCACAGACTACCGTTACGCCGGACAAAAAGGCTATTAGCGTGTTTGACATAACCGTCGACGGGGCTTCCCAAGTGGATGCTATAACTAGAGCTTTAGAAAAGATTGATGCGGTTATGAAGGTAGAGCGGCGACGGTTTGCCGATACGGCTGGTGGCGACTTTGACCAAAGTCGCTCGTAGCGATATGTTATTAAAATACTGAGACGCCTTGGGGTGATTTAGGGCATATTAGTTTTTTTGAAGCAAATAACAGTAGACTTCTGATATGTTTCTAAGCAAATAGGTAATAACTGTTATTTATTGTCTACAATTAACTTACTGTTTACTTTCAATAAAGTCGGAAGAATTCTCGTGGTTTATAGAATGATGCCGTGGTCTATCAGATTAGTTAGAGGTGTTTATACCATTTACAAAAAGGATTTTTGTAAATGGTATAAACAGCAAGTGCGTAAGCACTTGCCAATAAACAACAAATACCGTTTCCAAAAAGTAAAATATTCAACTTACTTTTTGGAAACGGTATATTTAGGGGCGTTTTTTATAGTTGTGGCATTTTTTGGCAGTCTTCCAGGGCTTGCACTTGCGGATATGGCATGGATTGACGAGGCTACCGATTGCGACGATTTTCGGCTTCGCGTGCGGGTTTATACCGAGATTGCGTCTGGACTTAAGGATCTTTCGCGAACGCGACTACAAGATGTTAATCGGATTTTTAATTTGGCCTGTAGCGAGCAATTTCGCTCCTGCGATTTTAGGTTTTGCTCTGCAAGCGCCGCATCCGAGGATAAGAGAGAACAAGCGAATAGCAGCGTGATTACTTCTCCTAGCTTCGCAACGAGCGCGACGAGTGCTCTACCGAAGGTAGAGCCAATTGAAGCTTCAAAGAAGCTCGATACCGGAATGTCAGATAGCCCAGAGGTCATTAAGGATAAGTTATCAGACAGGAAGAATTTTTTTGTAGAACTTGACGGGCCAATTAGCCATTCCGCCAACATTGAATGGCGACCATTTACTATCGATCATGGAGCCATAGACCGCCGCTTATTAACTGACCGCATTATGGCGCTTCAAGTTAGGACGAGGTTCTTGCCTTTTTGGTACATTAGAAACTCCCTGTTTCGCCTAAGTTTTTTTTAGCTCCGCGCAAGAAGAAGCATATAGCCTACGAAAAACCTTTTTAAGAAGGCTAGTAAGCATTAATAGAACAAGTACATAGCCAGCTAGCTGGTCTAAAGCTTGAGAGCCTTCGTGAACGTGTGTCTGAGTAGCTACTGAGCCACTGTATGGCTCCAGAATGACATTAGCCAGCGAGCCTATAGCAAGAGTGACTACCGCGATCGCCCCGAGATAAATGCCTAAAGCTCTATTCCCCAACTCTTCTTTGAGAACGAGAATGCTGGCGATATTGGTAGCAGGCCCAGCCAACAAGAAGACCAGGACTGCGCCAGGACTTAGGCCTTTTGCGAGCATAGCTGCCCCGACGGGAGTGGAGGCACTTGCGCATACGTATAGCGGCAGCGCCACGATAAACATTAATAGCATAGAGGTAAAGGGAGAAAGTCCTAGCAACTCTATGCTATTAGCAGGAACTGCAACTGCAATTATTCCTGCAATAAAGTATCCAGTAAGCATGCTAAGCGCGATGTCGTCAATTACCGTTACGTAGCCAAAGTGAAGTATTGAGACGAGTTTCTCGAAAGCTATTTTTAGGAACGGCGATTCTGAAGCTCGCGTTTTAGCCAAAGACGCCTTGCAGCAGACCGCTGCGCCAGACTCTTCCGTTAAACTACTGACACCTTGCGGCGCGGCTTCCTCAGGAGCGGCAAAGGTGTCAATGAGCGCACCAGCGGTAAGTGCTGATACAAAGGCCGCAACGGCTCTGGCAATCGCAATAAAAGGCCCAAGCAGCGCGTGGCTCAAAAAAAAGGAATCTATGCCAATTTCTGGCGTGCTAATCATGAAACTAGCCACTGCTCCGCGACTAGCCCCAGTCCTTCTAAGAGAAACCGCAACCGGGACTACGCCACACGAACAGAGCGGCAGTGGCATCCCTATAAGAGACGCCTTAATTACCGATTTTAGGCCGGGCTCCCGCAAATGTTGCCTTATAAAATCGGCTGGAAAGAAAACTTTTATCACGCCGGCCAAAAATAGCCCCACTAGCAACCAAGCCGCGCTATCTGTCGCCATTTTCCAGCTCGAATTAAACCACTGTAATAAAACGTCCATTGTTTATTTTCTCAACAACAGCTTATTGTTTACCGAAGGCCTATTCACAACATGACAGTACCTTAAGAGATGTCGAGGAGTCTGATTTATCTAGCAATTTGTCCAATGTGTAATTTTTCAAGAAGGCATTTAGGTGTTCCTTGAGATCGTTCCATACTGGCCTTAGCCAGCAACTAGAATGAGGAGCGCAACGCAACTTAGGATCCAGTGGTTTAGTGCTGCAAATTAGTTCAAATGTCTCCCCCTCAACGGCAAGCAGTATGTCATAGAGAGTGATTTCACTTGGGCTACGGGCTAGCTTGTAACCACCGTGCGGGCCACGAGTGCTTGTAACCACATTGCCTCGGCGCAGGCGATGAAGTATCTGTTGAGCGTATTGCAGAGCTATGTCTTGATTCTCAGCGATTTCAGTAGCAGTTACGCAAACATCTTGGGCCGCTACCAAGGGGCGCTCCTGATTGCGTTTAGCTAGGTATAGAGAAAGCAAAACTCCATACTCTCCCCACTGTGTAATTCGCATATTTCAAATCTCGCTCGCAAGTGCCTGCCTCTAGAGAGAGAGTATATGCGACAAATTCCTGTGGCTCAACAGCTAGGTGGATCTGGCGATGGGGTTATACCATTTACAAAAAGTAAAATATTTAACTTACTTTTTGGAAACGGTATATACTAACGAGCTATGCTTTTATGAAAAGAATATACGTCCATGGAAGAATGGCACCAAACACATATACAGCACTTATTGCTCCCAGTGCCCTTTTTACCCAAGGCACTTTCGCAGTGATGAGGGTCAAGGTTACAACTACAACGATGGCTAATATCTTTGCATATGCGAGAGCCGATACTGTTCCGACCTCGTCCATGAGAGAGCGAAGCAGTGGGTTTCCCTCAATACTCGATCCAAAGCGAGCTACACCCATGCCCGTTAAAATTGCATCGAGTGCCTGAAGAACGACAAGAAAGGATCCTAGCGCTAATACGTCGCGCGAAGGAATGAACGACGAAGCCGTCATTGGCAGCGCCGCACATGAAGCACGTCCTACTTTAGATGAAACAGAGTAAAAGCAACAATCATCCTGAGTTTTGTACGCTAATTCGCTCATGAATATATATCAACCTATTATATTCATGTGCTTCTAAATAAGAGCTAAGTAGCTAATTTATAACGATATTTATTCTCCGCTAATAGATGAGTCATTCTACGGATTTTCTTTTCCTTAACGCCCTTGGCTTAAGCCTTGCCCTTTGATTTCCCCATTTGATAGCTCTCAATCGTTATTGCACCCTTATCAATGGTAGTAGAGCCGAGCATTACTCCCATTTTTCTGATTTGCTCGATTGCATCAGGGGTAAGGTACTCTCTAGCCTTTTGCTGATCGTCTGGCGGTGCGAACATCAACAACATCTGACCCATATTTTCTAAAGTAGTTCCAAAGCGATCGAAGCTCATGTACCAGTTAAACAATGTGTCCCGTTCGGAAAGAATCGATTTTTCCATGCCAGACGCCATTGACGCAAATACCTCTCCCTTTCCATTTATTCCTTTTAAAAGCGCCCTGAGTTGATTATCAGTTGAAGAGGCGATGACGAAATTCTTGTGACGTGTAAGGAACATCCCAAAGCCTAATGGACTCATCATACTTTTTACCTTCACGCCATCAATTTCATTTTCCTGCCACTGCAAACCCTGGGCGCCGCCTTGTGTTCCCATATATGACGTCACTATTTGCGAAATCTGCTGCTCGGATTGTTCCGCCGCATTCGATTCGAGCACGATGAGTAGATCTGGAACTGGCAACATCGAACCGCCACTGCTAGGTGAGTTGACTACCAAACCAACGCGCTGAACGGCATCGAGCACCTTGAGCTGGTCCTGCACCGGCGCTGGGGCGTTAGCAGCTAAGAGTGCCTTAGCTCTTAGAAGCGTTTGGCCGTCCAAGCTTATAAACAGCAGTGGATCTGCTGGAAGCACTTCCAACATGCTTTTTGCGTTTGAGCTTCCAAAGATCTCAAAAACTTTCTTTTGGTTCTCGTCTCGGGGATTAAATAGAAGCTTCACAATCGCGCTTGGAATATCTGCCATAGCGGAGGACAATGAAATCGCTTCTATTGGTGACTTAGAAACAGAGGCAATTAAATCGGACTTATTTTCGGCCTTAGCGATGTGCTCAACGATTTTCGTAAGGTCGATGTACCCAAAGCCGTAACGGCTTTCGCTACTAGGAAAGTCCTGCGTAGCGCGTTTAAAATTCTCCGAATTTACAAACTGCGGAACTCCTTGCTTCGCAGTCAGTACTTGTTGAATCACTGTCTCGCTAAATGAGAACACGCCCGTGCCGTTGTTCCACGCGACGAAAATCATTGGCGGCACTTTAGCCGCCGCTTTACATGCATCGACATCGTCGCATAAGTCATAACTCGAAAAACTAAAACCCTTAGCCCCGGAGATCGACTCATCCTTGACCTCAATACCAGCCTTTTTGATCTCATCTCTTATAACCGCCAGTCTATTCGGCAATTCGTCTTTTTTGCTGCTTCGCAACAACAATCCAATACTCGTCAATGGTTCGCTTGCCTGCTGTGGCAGCGTAGCGAAAAGCGCTACCTCGCCAACGAAGTCTTCAATTACTTGAGGTTGCTCGCTCAGATTACATGATCCCTCTAAAATCTGAGCCACTTTTTTCGGAAAGCCCTCGCTAGTCAAGATGTCCTTAGCTGAAAACTTGTTTTGCCGAGGGGACCATGGAGAAGCCAGTAATCGCTTGTACGCCGCATGCGACAAATCGGCAGATACAAAACAATATGCATCAGAAGGAATAGACTTTACGAGCGAATCGCTGTTTGTGAGCTCAGCCGCAACGTCGGTCGCCTGTGCTTTTTTTGCAACGACCGAAGTCTCCTTCTTCTTGGAACATGAAGCGGTAAATAAAAATACAGATGTTAGTAAGATAAGCGCAACTCTCGATAGTGAATTGCAAAACAGTTTCATAGACTCTTTAGACTCCAAAATAGTAAGGAATAATGCCTTAGGATGATTTCCAATACCTGGCACGCCTGCGCTGCCCTGATAAGTTCGATTAGCTCTGCTTATACTGTTTTCGTTGGCTTTTGCCCAGAGGATAATATCAACACGCCCCGACTAGTAAATAGGCAAGGGGTGTTTTTGCAGTTTTTTTTGTGGCAGCGAAGACGCTAGTAGCGACTATATCTAACTGTCGCGGTCCATCTGTAGCGAAAGGCCGGCGGCCATTCCTTCGCCCTCGGTGGAATCGCCGCCCTTACTTCCGCTAAAGGCCGATGCCGGTTCGTTCAGCGAACCGTCTTCGGCTAGCTTTATTTTTAGGCGCAGGTTGTTGGTGCTGTCGGCGTTTCTAAGCGCCTCCTCCAAGGAAATGCGACCTTCCTGGTAAAGACTGAGCAAGTGCTGGTCAAACGTCTGCATTCCCACAGTAGTGCTAATTTCCATTGCCTCTTTTAGTTCTGCAATCTTGCCTCGGTAGATTAAATCCTTAACACGAGGACTGCCTAACAGTATCTCGACACAGGCAGCCCTGTTGCCCTCGACCGTGCGCACTAAGCGCTGAGAAATAATCCCGCGAAGATTTAGGCTTAACTGAAGATAGATCTGCTGATGCCGCTCCGGCGGAAAAAAGTTCATTATGCGTTCCATCGCCTGGTTTGCGTTATTCGAATGAAGCGTTGCAAGACACAAATGTCCAGTCTCAGAAAACGCAATGGCCGCTTCCATCGTATCCGAATCCCTAATCTCACCAATGAGGATTACGTCAGGTGCCTGCCTGAGCGCATTCTTTAAGGCACTAAAATAATTGTCCGTGTCCATGCCAATCTCGCGCTGATTTACAATCGACTTCTTATGCGCGTGCACAAACTCAATGGGATCCTCTATTGTAATAATATGACCAGCCTGGTTTGAGTTTCTGTGGTCAATCATTCCCGCAAGAGTCGTAGACTTTCCGCAGCCAGTAGAGCCAACGACCAACACCAAACCGCGCTTACTCATTGCAACTTCTTTGATAACGGCTGGCAAACCAAGATCGTCTAAGTTTGGAATCTTAGACTTAATCTGTCGAATTACCATGCCAATACAACCACGCTGGCGAAAAATGTTTACGCGATAGCGCCCTAAACTGGAATAGTAGAGAGCTAAATTCTGCTCGTTTGTGGCCTCAAAATCCTTCTGTTGCTTTTCGGTCATTACACTCATGGCGAGCATCTCCGTCTCCTCGCGCTCAAGAGCGCGCGAACCAGCCGGTCGCACAACGCCGTTAACGCGATAACACGGCGGGCTGTCAACCGTTACATAAAGGTCTGAAGCATCGTGTTCATTCATTACTGTTAAAAGCTTTCTAATATCTAACATATTGTTTGCCTTCCCGTAGTTCGCAACAGCGCTTTACCACAAGCCATTCCAGGCTCATTCGTTCGGCGACAAGCGGTTCTTATTGCTCAGTACCAAAGAGATTCGGATTCCCAGATTTCTCGATGGCCGTCTCCTTCGTAATCAGATGAGCATCGGCTAACTCCACTAATGCCATTTCCATCGTCCGCATGCCCACATTCTGCCCAGTCTGCAGCATACTCGGCAGTTGGTGAATCTTGTTTTCCCGTATGAGGTTTCTAACACCCGTCGTCCCTACCAGTATCTCCAGTGCCGCAATTCGCCCGCCACCGACCTTCTTGCAAAGCGTTTGAGTTATTATTGCTTGTACCGACTCGCTTAGCATTGCTCGCACCTGACCCTGTTGGTCAGCGCTAAACACATCGATAATGCGATCTACTGTCTTAGGTGCACTTGAAGTATGTAGTGTCCCGAACACCAAATGACCTGTCTCTGCGGCGGTAAGCGCCAATTGAATAGTCTCCAAATCTCGCATTTCGCCAACGAGAATGATATCTGGATCCTCTCGCAAAGCGGCTCGCAACGCCGCCGCAAACGAGCCCGTGTGTGGCCCAACCTCACGCTGGTTAACCAAGCAGCGCTTCGAGGGATGCACAAACTCAATCGGATCCTCGACGGTAAGAATGTGGCCTTCCAGCTCATTGTTTATTAGATCGACCATTGCTGCCAAGGTGGTGGATTTTCCAGAGCCGGTTGGGCCAGTAACTAGTACTAAACCCTTTTCCTTTCGCGTTAGCTGCGCCAAAATTGACGGCAAGCCCAACTGCTCGAGGCTCATTATTGCAGTAGGAATAGTCCTAAACACGGCGCCCATCCCACGCCGCTGCCTAAAAACATTGACGCGAAACCGCGCTCCCTCACCAAGCTCAATTGAAAAATCAATGTCATTGTACTCCTCGAACACTTTTCGCTGAGAGTCACCCATTATGTCGTAAAGCATCGCATGCGTCTGCTCCGGACTAAGCACTGGCAACTTTACTTTTTTCATGTCGCCATGTACGCGAATAATAGGCGGCTCGCCGGCACTAATGTGTAGATCCGAACCACCCTGCTGATACGTAAATGTTAGTAACTGAGCTATATCCATATGCTAGAGTATCTATGGGCTAAAAATTAGTTTCGTACGCCTTGAATCTGCTACCTACAGCCAAGAGCAGATTCGTACAAGTATTGAAATCGAATGTTTCTCGCCAAAGCTTGACCCTTAAGCGCTAGGAAAAGAAATTGTGATGGGATTTATTAAAAACCGTTCTTCCGATTTACACTCAACAGACCTGTTAAATTAGGCCTTTAAGTAGCAAAACCCGCGTAAAAACAACAACTTATAAAGTTCTTGCGCTGACGCGCACGAAATTACTCATTAAAACAATATCAATCCGTGTCTATCGCCTCTTTGAGCTCTGGATTGCTTAACAGCTTAGAGGCCTCGCCGCCAACCGCCGCAACGCCTATAACACAGGCGAGCATTATGAGCGATGCGACTAAAAGATACTCTAACAACGTAGCGCCTTTTTCGTTATGGAAATATTTAAACATCATGCCGTTAATGATAGATTTAATTAATGTATTTAGCTTAGCATAATGATTAATCTTTTTGAATGGACAAAATTAACACTTACAACATAGTTGCAACATTGCTGGCATTTGCCGCAAAAATCGATTAGTTGAATGCTCCGATTGTAGATTTTTATTACAACCCGCATCGGGTTCGCGCATAATATTAATTTGGGGTTCTTAGTAGGGAATTTGCGATTTAAATACTAACGTTTATGAATTCATTGGCAAGCGACACAGAAGATCGAAGAGAGCCTTACCATGCTGTTATTCACGGTAAGAGCAACTTCTCAACAAGGCCAACGAGAATTTCGGGTTTTTGGGGCAGCACTGTTGCCGCTTACGAGATTTCCAAGCTCGCCCGTAAGCAAAAGCGAACCTTTTCGATCGTCGTGGTCGTTCCCGACTCACGTGCGGCGGAGGAGATAGAGCGAGATCTGCACTTTTTTTTAGATGAGGCGCAGGCTAAGGATCAAACCAGCACTCCTGCGATTACTATCTCCAAATTCCTAAACTGGGAGGTTCTGCCGTTTGACGAATTATCTCCAGCCCGAGACATAAGCGCTGAGCGCTTGTTTTCCTTAAAGACCCTCGCCATGAATCAATGCTCAATAGTTGTCGCTACTGCGCCAGCTCTGATGCAGAGAATTCTCCTCCCACGAGATTTAATGACGAGTATAAGGAAAATATCTCTCAACATGGAACTATCGAGAGATAAATTCATTGCCAGCCTCGATAGCCTTTCTTACGTTCGAACTACTTTAGTGGAGGAAGTCGGACAAATGGCTGTGCGCGGAGCCGTAGTGGATTTCTTTCCGCCAGGCATAAATCTGCCGATAAGAGTTGAGCTGTTCGCAGATATAATTGGATCAATTCGCACTTTTAATCCTGCCACTCAGCGAAGCGTCACTTCGTTAGCGGAGTTTGAAATCATGCCGGTAGGTGAATGCGTGCATCTTGCCGATTCCTCTCAACGCGTCCAATTTGCAATAGATAAGATTAAGGAGCGCGCAGACGACCTTGCAATTCCAACTAACCAGATCGAGGGCTTGATAGATGCGCTTAAAGGCAATGCCGATTATCCAGGCCTCGAACACCTGTTCTGCCTAATTTCAGAAAGCTCAGGAACGTTTCTTGACTACGTTTCGGAAAGTTCCTTGCTCGTAGCATACGACGAAATTGCCATCGCACAGGCTTTGGATTCCTTTGAGGCATTAGTAGAAGAGCGAAGCCTCTTGGCTGAGAAGGAAGGGAGGCTTTTTTGCCAAACATCCTCTGCGTTCCAAACGGCAGAGCATACGCTAAGACAGCTACGCAAGAGGGGAAATTTCTTCTTTGACACTGTCGATATGCTTTCCTTCGACGATTCGCTTAGAGACGCCGCCAATGAGTCGCACGCAGAGTCTCCTAGCCTGGAGAAAGTGCGTGTTTACTCGAATTCAGAGATAACTAAGAAACTCTGGTCTTCCACCGACCAGGTTCAACCTTTTAAGGAACTCTCGAGGGAGATAAAGGCACGCATAGACGAGGGAGTAGCCGTCGCTTTAGTAACTAGCCAGGCATCGCGAGTTCAGCGCATTGTCGAGCTACTAACTAATTACGAAATATCTTGTGAAAGGTTTAAAGGCTCATTTGCGAACTGGAGAAGTAGAGTAGAGAGCAGTAGCGGACGAGATCGCAAGGTAGTTAGTATTCTGGAAGGTGTGTGTGGTT includes these proteins:
- a CDS encoding type IV pilus twitching motility protein PilT, which gives rise to MDIAQLLTFTYQQGGSDLHISAGEPPIIRVHGDMKKVKLPVLSPEQTHAMLYDIMGDSQRKVFEEYNDIDFSIELGEGARFRVNVFRQRRGMGAVFRTIPTAIMSLEQLGLPSILAQLTRKEKGLVLVTGPTGSGKSTTLAAMVDLINNELEGHILTVEDPIEFVHPSKRCLVNQREVGPHTGSFAAALRAALREDPDIILVGEMRDLETIQLALTAAETGHLVFGTLHTSSAPKTVDRIIDVFSADQQGQVRAMLSESVQAIITQTLCKKVGGGRIAALEILVGTTGVRNLIRENKIHQLPSMLQTGQNVGMRTMEMALVELADAHLITKETAIEKSGNPNLFGTEQ
- a CDS encoding Rrf2 family transcriptional regulator, producing the protein MRITQWGEYGVLLSLYLAKRNQERPLVAAQDVCVTATEIAENQDIALQYAQQILHRLRRGNVVTSTRGPHGGYKLARSPSEITLYDILLAVEGETFELICSTKPLDPKLRCAPHSSCWLRPVWNDLKEHLNAFLKNYTLDKLLDKSDSSTSLKVLSCCE
- a CDS encoding PilT/PilU family type 4a pilus ATPase; the encoded protein is MLDIRKLLTVMNEHDASDLYVTVDSPPCYRVNGVVRPAGSRALEREETEMLAMSVMTEKQQKDFEATNEQNLALYYSSLGRYRVNIFRQRGCIGMVIRQIKSKIPNLDDLGLPAVIKEVAMSKRGLVLVVGSTGCGKSTTLAGMIDHRNSNQAGHIITIEDPIEFVHAHKKSIVNQREIGMDTDNYFSALKNALRQAPDVILIGEIRDSDTMEAAIAFSETGHLCLATLHSNNANQAMERIMNFFPPERHQQIYLQLSLNLRGIISQRLVRTVEGNRAACVEILLGSPRVKDLIYRGKIAELKEAMEISTTVGMQTFDQHLLSLYQEGRISLEEALRNADSTNNLRLKIKLAEDGSLNEPASAFSGSKGGDSTEGEGMAAGLSLQMDRDS
- a CDS encoding bifunctional (p)ppGpp synthetase/guanosine-3',5'-bis(diphosphate) 3'-pyrophosphohydrolase, which gives rise to MRLQEIIVAIQSYQDAPDIESVRRAYSYVLHHHKGQTRVSGEPYVTHVTEVAFLAAKLKLDTSSIVAALLHDTVEDTDVTLEDLQKEFGEDAATLVDGVTKLSKINFSSKEEQQAENFRKMLIAMARDIRVLLVKLCDRLHNMRTLGYLSESRRRRIAQETLDIYAPLAHRLGIHWMKSELEDLSFRHLKPEIYDNIKRAVNKNKRERERYIDEVVRLISRELEQNNIAADVSGRPKHFYSIYQKMQSQELNFDDIFDLTAFRIIVNTQMECYAALGVVHAAWRPIPGRFKDYIAMPKPNNYRSLHTTVIGPRAQRIEIQIRTQEMHDIAEKGIAAHWVYKKEGSSTKASPQHWGQFPWLRDLLESGKALRDPVEFMSTVKDDLFPEEVFVFTPKGDVVGLAKDSTPIDFAYHIHSEVGNHCAGARVNGQQVALSHRLQNGDTVEIITSSRQIPNKDWLNVVATSKAKQRIRAWRRTEERECSIAVGKELLSKDLAKLKMNLNKLLKSGELARVAHELSFADEDGLLAEIGYGKLPVNGVLRKLLPEDTDLEAKLAQDETTLQRIFNRAAKAFKDRGGIKVSGMEDVVFKFARCCEPLPGDPLIGYVTRGRGVTIHTRHCSQAMGFDPQRLINVSWDSAKGVTQRQVRITVIARDQVGILAQMSQSIAATGANIVTAQTTVTPDKKAISVFDITVDGASQVDAITRALEKIDAVMKVERRRFADTAGGDFDQSRS
- a CDS encoding SO_0444 family Cu/Zn efflux transporter is translated as MDVLLQWFNSSWKMATDSAAWLLVGLFLAGVIKVFFPADFIRQHLREPGLKSVIKASLIGMPLPLCSCGVVPVAVSLRRTGASRGAVASFMISTPEIGIDSFFLSHALLGPFIAIARAVAAFVSALTAGALIDTFAAPEEAAPQGVSSLTEESGAAVCCKASLAKTRASESPFLKIAFEKLVSILHFGYVTVIDDIALSMLTGYFIAGIIAVAVPANSIELLGLSPFTSMLLMFIVALPLYVCASASTPVGAAMLAKGLSPGAVLVFLLAGPATNIASILVLKEELGNRALGIYLGAIAVVTLAIGSLANVILEPYSGSVATQTHVHEGSQALDQLAGYVLVLLMLTSLLKKVFRRLYASSCAELKKT